A DNA window from Thalassospiraceae bacterium LMO-JJ14 contains the following coding sequences:
- a CDS encoding dienelactone hydrolase family protein gives MDMIKSTMKLFVLFSVLSILSACVAEKKVNLTATDAGTIRFASPKSYWNGQNIDLIGTLDFPENATGKVPVVVIMHGSQGQGYRDSTWAKFFNDNGIASFQVDYYATRGMSRGGPGGPKNPHDLIGAVRFISTHPRVDASKVATMGFSRGGSIVMSTLQFSASEFGGQKPALNVNLYGNCILGVNKGTTDAPVLLIVGDSDDLSPSRQCVGLAEDAKRNGKDFRIHVMPGGTHAFDDNKGGTVSFGNQTVTIHPNPRLTVQAREIVLSAAREVF, from the coding sequence ATGGATATGATCAAATCGACGATGAAACTTTTTGTCCTGTTCTCGGTCCTATCCATTCTCAGCGCATGCGTTGCCGAGAAGAAAGTCAATCTGACGGCAACGGATGCCGGGACGATCCGCTTCGCCTCGCCGAAAAGCTATTGGAACGGCCAGAACATCGACCTGATCGGCACGCTGGATTTTCCGGAAAACGCGACGGGGAAGGTGCCGGTGGTGGTCATCATGCACGGCAGCCAGGGCCAGGGTTACAGGGACAGCACCTGGGCCAAGTTCTTCAACGACAATGGGATCGCATCGTTTCAGGTAGATTACTATGCCACGCGGGGCATGTCGCGGGGCGGTCCCGGCGGCCCGAAAAACCCCCATGACCTGATCGGTGCGGTCAGGTTCATCTCAACCCATCCCCGCGTCGACGCGTCGAAAGTCGCGACCATGGGGTTTTCGCGCGGCGGCTCCATCGTCATGTCGACCTTGCAATTTTCCGCCTCGGAATTCGGCGGGCAAAAACCCGCCCTGAACGTCAACTTGTATGGAAACTGCATTCTGGGTGTGAACAAAGGAACGACCGATGCCCCGGTTCTGTTGATCGTCGGTGACAGCGATGATCTCTCGCCGTCGAGGCAGTGTGTCGGGCTGGCAGAGGACGCCAAACGCAATGGCAAGGACTTCCGTATTCATGTGATGCCCGGCGGCACCCATGCGTTCGACGATAACAAGGGAGGGACGGTATCGTTCGGGAATCAAACCGTTACTATTCACCCAAACCCCAGATTAACTGTGCAAGCACGCGAAATCGTTTTGTCGGCCGCACGGGAAGTCTTCTGA
- a CDS encoding alpha/beta hydrolase encodes MHCEPAKFILRSFSTILLCAVLAGCVTTSPRTGFVTATPLAQPTAGRHEGEMPPIAVKNPASAVVIVYSHGTRRPQYKEDCSRWGNSVPDSVLSLEQNDGFHVFFLCSNATDNGIRGSYIYSRAREIDGILDQLIAAGVQPRNIFLAGHSAGAWSSLMAARNSERKYNAAILFAPACCGPRYEETIYPEWRGMVRPTQVREISSAQRLNALVYGYPDDDFNRPQELRFLTEAYPETVTLMDYSCGSGHMTHLRDCRAGETADQILSFIRARTAAYRGS; translated from the coding sequence ATGCATTGCGAGCCCGCCAAATTCATTTTAAGAAGTTTTTCGACCATCCTGCTTTGTGCGGTTCTGGCGGGTTGTGTAACGACGTCGCCCAGAACCGGTTTTGTCACCGCGACACCCTTGGCACAGCCAACGGCGGGCAGGCACGAAGGTGAAATGCCGCCCATCGCTGTAAAGAACCCGGCCTCTGCAGTGGTTATCGTCTACTCTCACGGCACCCGCCGTCCGCAATATAAAGAGGACTGTTCACGCTGGGGAAACTCGGTTCCGGATTCAGTCCTGTCACTGGAACAAAATGACGGCTTCCATGTCTTCTTTCTTTGCTCCAATGCAACAGACAACGGAATCCGGGGATCCTATATCTACAGCCGCGCCCGCGAGATCGACGGCATCCTGGACCAATTGATCGCGGCGGGGGTTCAGCCGCGAAATATCTTCCTGGCCGGACATTCGGCTGGTGCCTGGTCGTCGTTGATGGCGGCACGCAATAGCGAGCGGAAGTACAATGCGGCCATCCTTTTTGCACCGGCTTGTTGCGGCCCCAGGTACGAGGAAACGATTTATCCCGAATGGCGCGGTATGGTGCGGCCGACTCAGGTGCGCGAGATTTCATCGGCGCAGCGGCTGAATGCACTTGTTTACGGATACCCGGATGACGATTTCAATCGGCCGCAGGAACTCAGGTTCCTGACCGAAGCCTATCCCGAAACGGTGACGCTCATGGATTATTCCTGCGGGAGCGGGCACATGACGCATCTTCGCGATTGCCGCGCCGGTGAAACAGCAGATCAGATCCTAAGCTTCATACGTGCGCGCACGGCGGCGTACAGGGGGTCATAA